The following are encoded in a window of Alosa sapidissima isolate fAloSap1 chromosome 12, fAloSap1.pri, whole genome shotgun sequence genomic DNA:
- the LOC121724837 gene encoding very-long-chain enoyl-CoA reductase-like isoform X1, whose amino-acid sequence MASFELRDLFTVAQFIKARCQHGLKAETAKADKNYIFYEVEIRDARTKGKLCFLDKVEPSATVADMKSLIHKSYPRWYPSRQALMLHPVSDFCCRVPEGKALRDDEILVDLPVGTTATIFFQDRGPQLGWAMVFLVECIGPLLIYLLFYYRLPYIYGWEYKFTPSPHKVVRLACVCHCFHYTKKLLETIFLHHFSQGTMSLKNITKNCLYYCGLTAWQAYYINHPLYTPPSYGLLQVICAFAGFLVCEIGSFSTHLVLNRLKCSKSRPTEIPYPTRNPFTWLFFFVSCPNYTYEVGACVSFAVMTQCLPAALASFLGFVQMVLWARVKHRAYIHEFPNYPELRTAIIPLVL is encoded by the exons ATGGCATCTTTCGAACTTCGAGACCTCTTTACAGTTGCCCAGTTCATCAAGGCCAGGTGCCAACACGGCCTCAAGGCTGAGACCGCAAAAGCGGATAAAAATTATATTTTCTATGAGGTGGAGATTCGGGATGCCAGGACGAAGGGAAAGCTGTGTTTCCTGGATAAG GTGGAGCCGTCTGCCACTGTTGCAGACATGAAGAGCCTCATTCACAAGAGCT ATCCCAGGTGGTACCCATCCAGACAGGCCCTGATGCTGCATCCTG TTTCAGATTTTTGTTGTCGTGTTCCAGAGGGAAAGGCCCTCCGAGACGATGAGATTCTGGTGGATTTGCCGGTGGGCACCACAGCCACCATCTTCTTCCAGGACCGAGGCCCTCAGCTGGGCTGGGCAATG GTGTTCCTAGTGGAGTGCATTGGGCCTCTCCTCATCTACCTGCTCTTCTACTACCGCCTGCCGTACATCTATGGTTGGGAGTACAAGTTCACGCCCAGTCCTCATAAAGTGGTCAG GCTAgcttgtgtgtgtcattgcTTTCACTACACCAAgaagctgctggagacgatCTTTCTGCACCATTTCTCTCAGGGGACCATGTCCttaaaaaacataacaaag AACTGTTTGTATTACTGTGGACTGACAGCATGGCAGGCCTACTATATCAACCAtccactctacacgcccccct CATATGGACTCCTCCAGGTGATATGTGCTTTTGCTGGGTTCCTG GTCTGTGAGATTGGAAGCTTCTCTACTCACCTAGTGCTGAACAGGCTGAAATGCAGCA AGTCCAGGCCAACTGAGATTCCTTACCCGACACGAAATCCCTTCACCTGGCTCTTCTTCTTTGTGTCGTGTCCAAACTACACATATGAG GTGGGAGCATGTGTCAGTTTTGCTGTCATGACTCAGTGTTTGCCAG CGGCGCTGGCGTCATTCCTGGGGTTCGTGCAGATGGTCCTCTGGGCCAGAGTGAAGCACCGAGCCTACATCCACGAGTTCCCCAACTACCCTGAGCTGCGCACGGCCATCATTCCCCTCGTGCTCTAA
- the LOC121724837 gene encoding very-long-chain enoyl-CoA reductase-like isoform X2 encodes MASFELRDLFTVAQFIKARCQHGLKAETAKADKNYIFYEVEIRDARTKGKLCFLDKVEPSATVADMKSLIHKSYPRWYPSRQALMLHPEGKALRDDEILVDLPVGTTATIFFQDRGPQLGWAMVFLVECIGPLLIYLLFYYRLPYIYGWEYKFTPSPHKVVRLACVCHCFHYTKKLLETIFLHHFSQGTMSLKNITKNCLYYCGLTAWQAYYINHPLYTPPSYGLLQVICAFAGFLVCEIGSFSTHLVLNRLKCSKSRPTEIPYPTRNPFTWLFFFVSCPNYTYEVGACVSFAVMTQCLPAALASFLGFVQMVLWARVKHRAYIHEFPNYPELRTAIIPLVL; translated from the exons ATGGCATCTTTCGAACTTCGAGACCTCTTTACAGTTGCCCAGTTCATCAAGGCCAGGTGCCAACACGGCCTCAAGGCTGAGACCGCAAAAGCGGATAAAAATTATATTTTCTATGAGGTGGAGATTCGGGATGCCAGGACGAAGGGAAAGCTGTGTTTCCTGGATAAG GTGGAGCCGTCTGCCACTGTTGCAGACATGAAGAGCCTCATTCACAAGAGCT ATCCCAGGTGGTACCCATCCAGACAGGCCCTGATGCTGCATCCTG AGGGAAAGGCCCTCCGAGACGATGAGATTCTGGTGGATTTGCCGGTGGGCACCACAGCCACCATCTTCTTCCAGGACCGAGGCCCTCAGCTGGGCTGGGCAATG GTGTTCCTAGTGGAGTGCATTGGGCCTCTCCTCATCTACCTGCTCTTCTACTACCGCCTGCCGTACATCTATGGTTGGGAGTACAAGTTCACGCCCAGTCCTCATAAAGTGGTCAG GCTAgcttgtgtgtgtcattgcTTTCACTACACCAAgaagctgctggagacgatCTTTCTGCACCATTTCTCTCAGGGGACCATGTCCttaaaaaacataacaaag AACTGTTTGTATTACTGTGGACTGACAGCATGGCAGGCCTACTATATCAACCAtccactctacacgcccccct CATATGGACTCCTCCAGGTGATATGTGCTTTTGCTGGGTTCCTG GTCTGTGAGATTGGAAGCTTCTCTACTCACCTAGTGCTGAACAGGCTGAAATGCAGCA AGTCCAGGCCAACTGAGATTCCTTACCCGACACGAAATCCCTTCACCTGGCTCTTCTTCTTTGTGTCGTGTCCAAACTACACATATGAG GTGGGAGCATGTGTCAGTTTTGCTGTCATGACTCAGTGTTTGCCAG CGGCGCTGGCGTCATTCCTGGGGTTCGTGCAGATGGTCCTCTGGGCCAGAGTGAAGCACCGAGCCTACATCCACGAGTTCCCCAACTACCCTGAGCTGCGCACGGCCATCATTCCCCTCGTGCTCTAA